The DNA segment AAGGTCAAGCGGATTTTCGGCAACGTCTTTTTTCGTCGCTTTTTCTTCCACGCCATCTTTTAGTTTAATAATGCCTGCATCTTCAAAAAGTTTTAAGCCACGATATTCGTTACTTGGATCGTTTGGAACGGCAATTTTGTCGCCTTTTTTCAGGTTTTTTAAGTCTTTAATATCGTTGGAGTAAACACCCATTGGGAAAGCTACTGTTTTAAAAGCAACATCTAATTTGTAGCCTTTATCTTTCTTTTGTTGCTCTAAGAACGGGATTGTTTGGTAGTTATTCGCATCAAGGTCACCGTCGTTTAAAGCTGTATTTGGTGTATTATAATCATCAAATGTTTTGATTTTAATTTCAAGTCCGTCTTTTTTCGCTAATTTTTGAACTTCTTCAGCGATTTGTTGGTGAGGTCCTGCTGTTGTTCCAATAGTAATTTCTTTTGTACTTAAGGCTTTATCATCACTTCCGCCTCCACATGCTGCTAACCCTAAAATAAGGCTTGATGCAAGTAAAATTCCTAACCCTTTTGTTAATTTTCTCATCTTTTTTTCCTCCCTAGTATGTTGATTATTTATCCAGATTTATTCATGAAAGCAATAAAAAAACTTCTCTATTTAGAATAGAGAAGTGGAAAGTCGAACATATCCAGCTCCTCTCATCTACCAAAACGGAATACACCATTTTGCTGGAATTAGCACCTTCACTTTACGCTTAAATAAAGTTAGGTTGCCGGGCTTCATCGGGCCAGTCCCTCTGCCGCTCTCGATAAGAGAAAATATTTTAGAAAAACCTGTTAGTTAAAAATATACGCATTTTACCTAAATTTGTCAATGCTTTTTTAAGTTTAAAAAAAATCATACTGGACAAATACTTCAGAAAACTTTACTATTTTAATCAATGAAACTTGTAAAGGACGGGTGTAAAATGAAAATTTCCAAACGCTTACAAAATTTACCAGATCAGTTTTTCTCTAGCCTTGTAGAAAAAGTTGGAAAAAAGGTGGCAGAAGGGCATGACGTGATTAACTTAGGTCAAGGAAACCCAGACCAGCCAACACCCAAACATATCGTTCAAGCAATGAAAACCGCTTCAGAAAACCCTATGAACCACAAATATTCCTTGTTTCGTGGAAAAAGGGAGCTAAAACAAGCTGCAGCTGATTTTTATGCGCGCGAATATAATGTGACTATTGATCCAGATACAGAAGTAGCGATTTTATTTGGTACTAAAACGGGCCTAGTGGAACTGCCGATGTGTTTAATGGATCCAGGTGATGTGATGCTTTTACCAGACCCGGGTTATCCAGATTATTTGTCGGGCGCTGTCTTAGGCGAGGTTCAATTTGAAACAATGCCACTTATTGATGAAAATAACTTTTTACCAGATTTCTCTAAAATTCCACCAGAAATTGCTGAAAAAGCGGAATTAATGTATTTAAATTATCCGAATAACCCAACTGGTGCAGTTGCAACAGCTGACTTTTTTGAAGAAACGGTTGCTTTTGCCAAAGAAAATAATGTAACAATTGCGCACGATTTTGCTTATGGTGGTATTGGATTTGATGGTAAGAAACCGATTAGTTTTTTAGAAACACCTGGTGCAAAAGAAGTAGGTATTGAATTATACACACTTTCTAAAACCTATAATATGGCAGGATGGCGTGTAGGTTTTGCCGTTGGAAATAAAGAAGTGGTTGAAGCAATAAACCTTCTTCAAGATCATATGTATGTAAGTCTTTTTCCTGGAATTCAAGATGCTGCAATCGAAGCGCTCATTGGTAATCAAACATGCGTGACAGAATTAAATGCTCGTTATGAAAGTCGCAGAAATGCTTTTATCTCGGCTTGTGATAAAATTGGCTGGAAAACAGTTGCACCAGCTGGTTCCTTCTTCGCCTGGATGCCCGTGCCTGAGCAGTTTACTAGTAGCGAGTTTGCAGATTATTTATTGAATGAAGTAAGTGTGGCGGTCGCTGACGGAAGTGGCTTTGGCAAATTTGGGGAAGGTTATGTGAGGGTAGGCCTTTTAATGGATGAGGAACGATTAGAAGAAGCTGTAACGCGAATTTCTAAACTTCATTTATTTGATAAAGTGCCACAAAACTAAGCAAATAGGTTATTTTAAAAGGAAATAGCTTGTAATAATTCAGATAATTACTTGTATGTGTTATAATTGATTAGTAAGTCTATTCTTAGCATGTTGTTTTATGAAGACAGGCCGGAATTTAAAGTGTTCAGTGGGATTTTTATGCATTAAATAAAAAATATCTGTCCCGGTTAAAGCCGGCGAAATCCAGGAATGAGAGGACTGTAAAAAAATGGCAGAAAAGAAAATTCTTGTAGTAGATGACGAAAAACCGATTGCGGATATAGTTAAGTTTAATCTAAATAAAGAAGGCTTTGATGTATATTGCGCTTACGATGGCGATGAAGCGTTAGAACTTGTAGAAGAAGTTCAGCCAGACTTGATTTTACTGGATATCATGCTTCCAGGTCGCGATGGCATCGAGGTATGTCGTGAAGTGCGTAAAAAATATGATATGCCAATAATTATGGTAACAGCAAAGGATTCCGAAATTGACAAAGTTATCGGGCTAGAACTTGGTGCCGATGATTATGTTACAAAACCGTTTAGTAATCGCGAACTAATCGCTCGTGTGAAAGCCAACTTGCGCCGTCATAGCCAAGTAAGCTCAAATGCAGCAGAGGAAGAAGAAAACAGTGAACTAGAAATTGGTTCATTGATTATTCATCCAGATGCTTATGTTGCATCTAAACGCGGCGAAACAATCGAACTAACGCATCGTGAATTCGAGTTACTCCACTATTTAGCGAAACATATGGGACAAGTAATGACAAGGGAGCATTTACTCCAAACAGTTTGGGGCTATGACTACTTTGGTGATGTACGTACTGTGGATGTTACAGTTCGCCGTTTACGTGAAAAAATTGAAGATAATCCAAGTCATCCAGCGTGGTTAGTAACAAGACGCGGAGTCGGGTATTATTTACGCAATCCAGAACAAGAATAAATAATAAAAAATGGTCGCTAAGGTGAAAACTTTGGAGGCCATTTTTTTAGGTATATCCGCTTATACTATATTTTGTTCTATAAATAAATGGGCCCAAATAATAAGAAAAACCATATCTCTTACTGGAACATATGGTATACTAATCTCAATATATGACCCCGAATAGGAGTAGAAAGACTTATGCATAAAATGAGATTTTTTCAGTCTGTACAATTTAAGTTAGTTATTATGTATTTGCTATTAATTATTGTAGCGATGCAAGTAATCGGTGCGTATTTTGTGCGTGAGCTTGAAGGACAATTAGAGAAGAATTTCCAGAATTCTATTACAAACAGCATAACGCTGCTAGATTATAATGCCAGAGAAGAAATCATTAAAAATAGCGATAACTCAGTGAAATTACAAAATGATATCCGAGAACTTTTAGTCGATTTTTCGCGTGCAAGTAGTAATTTAATAGAAGTAAGAATAGTAGATGAAAAAGGTAAAATTCTTGGCACATCTAATTTAAACAATCAAGGTATCGTTGGACAAAAGAGCAACGATCCGCTTGTTAAACGAACGTTATCTCTTGGAACAACTTCCGAAGATAAAATTTATAAAGACGAATCAAATAAAAATAACCGTGTTTGGGTTAACGTATCCTCTATCAAAAATAAAGGCGAAGTGATAGGGGCTATTTATCTTGTCGCTGATATTGAAAGTGTTTATAAACAAGTGGACGATATCACGAATATTTTCATCACAGGAACTTTGATTGCGATGGTTATTACTGCAATTCTAGGTATTTTACTATCAAGAACAATTACGAAACCAATTGTCGAAATGAAACGCCAAGCTTATGCAATGGCTCGCGGGAATTACAGCCGCAAAGTTAAAGTTTACGGTGTAGATGAAATTGGGGAACTTGCTGATTCCTTTAATACGCTAACGAAACGTGTTCAGGAAGCACAAGCCATGACAGAAGGGGAAAGGCGCAAACTTTCCTCCGTATTAGCCTATATGACCGACGGCGTAATCGCTACAGACCGGCGTGGAAAAGTTATTCTAATTAATACTCCAGCAGAAAAAATGCTACGAGTTAAACACGAAAGCGCAAATGGACGTTCTATCATTGATGTGTTGGATATTGGAGATAGCTACCAATTTGAAGATTTAATGGAAGTTGACGGGTCGCTAACGATGGACCGCAGCACGCTTGATAAGCCTTATATTCTTCGTGCCAATTTTTCCGTTATTCAACGTGAAACTGGCTTCAATAATGGTGTTATCGCAGTTTTACATGATATTACAGATCAAGAAAAAGTGGATCAAGAACGCCGCGATTTTGTATCCAACGTATCGCATGAATTAAGAACCCCACTTACAAGTATGCACAGCTATTTGGAAGCACTAAGCGACGGAGCTTGGGAAGATAAAGAAATTGCACCACGCTTCCTTGAAGTAACACAAAATGAAACAGAACGAATGATTCGCCTTGTCAATGATTTGCTTAAACTCTCTAGAATGGACGGCGGTAGAGAACACTTAGAAAAAAGTTTCGTGAATTTCACGGACTTCTTTAACCATATTATCGATCGGTTTGAAATGATGAAAAAAGAAACGATTATGTTCAAACGGCATATTCCAAAAGAGCCAGTTATTATTGAAATTGATGAAGATAAAGTGATGCAAGTGCTAGATAATATCATATCTAATGCGAATAAATATTCACCAGATGGGGGAAGAATTTCGTTTTATTTGAAGAAGTTTGAAGATGAAATTGAAATTAGTATCGCTGATGAAGGTTTAGGTGTACCAGAAGAAGATTTAGCAAATGTATTCGACCGATTCTTCCGCGTAGATAAAGCTCGTTCGCGGGAAATGGGAGGAACAGGGTTAGGACTGGCTATAGCTCGAGAAGTCATCGAAGCGCATGGCGGTCGAATTTGGGCAGAACGTAACAAGTCCAAAGGTACAGTTATTAAATTCACCCTGCCATATAGTGACTTACCGGAGGATGATTGGGAATGATGAAAAAAACAGGATTTCGTTCATTTTTATTAACAATTTTAGTTATACTCAGCATCGTCTTAAGCTACTTTATTTGGAAAGGACAACCCGATTACGAAGCCATTAATGTGAAGGAAGTAGAAAAAACCACCATTGATAAAACGATGACCACTTCTCAGGTTTTCAAGCCGTATAAACTAGTTGTCAATTCAAACGGAAATAATTACCAAAGTTTAAATGAAAGTTTATTAAATGAAATAATGGCTCAAGGCAAAGCATTCAGTTTCTCAGAAGTAGTCCTAGCTAATAAAAAAAATAGTGAGGAATACGAGAAAGTAGTTCATAAAAACGGTACTATCGAAATCGTTTTTCCAAATAATATTCCATTTTCGATTTTTTCACAAATTTTTCAAGTAGAAGGAGACGGAATAGAATCAGCTTTCTTTAACCGAATTGTCTTGGATATTAACAATACCGATACTGGGCTGCATTCAGTATATTTTGCGAATGATGATCAGGAAAATATTTACCAAAGTTCGTTGCAAAATAAAGATATAGACAAAATTGAAAAAATCATTAAAAAGAATCAAAATAAATTAACACAGAATAATAAATTAATCTTAAATAAACGCAATATGTTCTTAAGTTCAGAGGAAACAAAACTGAACCGCAAAAAATATATTATCGACTCTCTAGAAATAAACTTATTTACATCGGCTTTATTCCAAGATTCTGGTACTGTTAAAAGCGAAGGAAATACGTATACAGATGGTTCTAGTGTTATTGAAATGGATACAGATAATAAAGTGTTAGAATATGTGAATCCATCTCAAGAACGAACGAATCCAGAAGATCTTAGTAGCGCAAAAAGAGCTGGACTTATTCAAGATAGCTTCAATTTTATTAATGATCATGCTGGCTGGACCGGAGACGGTTCGTACTATTTCACAGGTTATACTGGTGAAAGTGCGACAACCAATTTCAGTTTGTTTATTGATAATTTACAAGTCTACAATGAAAATGGAATGGCAGATATTTCTGTTACAGAAGGTCTTGAAGCTGTATACAAATATATGCGCCCATTTTTCCGCCTAGATACAGATGTGCCAGGTGAGAAAAAAGAAGTCACATTGCCATCTTCCTATTCGGTTTATAAACAACTTTCGGCTAATCCAAATGTGAAAGCAGAAGAAATAGAAGACATAGTTCCTGGCTACCATATGACGAGAAGTGAGTCATCAGGAATGAACCGAATCGTGACCCTAGAACCAACGTGGCTATATAAATATCACGATAAATGGTTTATCTTCCAACCAGAAACGAAAAAGGAGGGTCAATAAAAATGGATTGGCGTAAAACACAACTGATTTTTATTTTAACACTCCTCATATTAAATATATTTTTAACTGTTA comes from the Listeria welshimeri serovar 6b str. SLCC5334 genome and includes:
- the yycF gene encoding response regulator YycF, which translates into the protein MAEKKILVVDDEKPIADIVKFNLNKEGFDVYCAYDGDEALELVEEVQPDLILLDIMLPGRDGIEVCREVRKKYDMPIIMVTAKDSEIDKVIGLELGADDYVTKPFSNRELIARVKANLRRHSQVSSNAAEEEENSELEIGSLIIHPDAYVASKRGETIELTHREFELLHYLAKHMGQVMTREHLLQTVWGYDYFGDVRTVDVTVRRLREKIEDNPSHPAWLVTRRGVGYYLRNPEQE
- a CDS encoding pyridoxal phosphate-dependent aminotransferase, with protein sequence MKISKRLQNLPDQFFSSLVEKVGKKVAEGHDVINLGQGNPDQPTPKHIVQAMKTASENPMNHKYSLFRGKRELKQAAADFYAREYNVTIDPDTEVAILFGTKTGLVELPMCLMDPGDVMLLPDPGYPDYLSGAVLGEVQFETMPLIDENNFLPDFSKIPPEIAEKAELMYLNYPNNPTGAVATADFFEETVAFAKENNVTIAHDFAYGGIGFDGKKPISFLETPGAKEVGIELYTLSKTYNMAGWRVGFAVGNKEVVEAINLLQDHMYVSLFPGIQDAAIEALIGNQTCVTELNARYESRRNAFISACDKIGWKTVAPAGSFFAWMPVPEQFTSSEFADYLLNEVSVAVADGSGFGKFGEGYVRVGLLMDEERLEEAVTRISKLHLFDKVPQN
- the yycH gene encoding two-component system activity regulator YycH; the encoded protein is MMKKTGFRSFLLTILVILSIVLSYFIWKGQPDYEAINVKEVEKTTIDKTMTTSQVFKPYKLVVNSNGNNYQSLNESLLNEIMAQGKAFSFSEVVLANKKNSEEYEKVVHKNGTIEIVFPNNIPFSIFSQIFQVEGDGIESAFFNRIVLDINNTDTGLHSVYFANDDQENIYQSSLQNKDIDKIEKIIKKNQNKLTQNNKLILNKRNMFLSSEETKLNRKKYIIDSLEINLFTSALFQDSGTVKSEGNTYTDGSSVIEMDTDNKVLEYVNPSQERTNPEDLSSAKRAGLIQDSFNFINDHAGWTGDGSYYFTGYTGESATTNFSLFIDNLQVYNENGMADISVTEGLEAVYKYMRPFFRLDTDVPGEKKEVTLPSSYSVYKQLSANPNVKAEEIEDIVPGYHMTRSESSGMNRIVTLEPTWLYKYHDKWFIFQPETKKEGQ
- a CDS encoding MetQ/NlpA family ABC transporter substrate-binding protein — translated: MRKLTKGLGILLASSLILGLAACGGGSDDKALSTKEITIGTTAGPHQQIAEEVQKLAKKDGLEIKIKTFDDYNTPNTALNDGDLDANNYQTIPFLEQQKKDKGYKLDVAFKTVAFPMGVYSNDIKDLKNLKKGDKIAVPNDPSNEYRGLKLFEDAGIIKLKDGVEEKATKKDVAENPLDLEIVELEASQIPAQLDEVAAAAINTNFAMGAGLSINKDAIYHEPTKDNPYPNVFVVRSENKDDEVVKTLEKYYHSDDVKAFIEKEFNGSVVPAF
- the walK gene encoding cell wall metabolism sensor histidine kinase WalK, with product MHKMRFFQSVQFKLVIMYLLLIIVAMQVIGAYFVRELEGQLEKNFQNSITNSITLLDYNAREEIIKNSDNSVKLQNDIRELLVDFSRASSNLIEVRIVDEKGKILGTSNLNNQGIVGQKSNDPLVKRTLSLGTTSEDKIYKDESNKNNRVWVNVSSIKNKGEVIGAIYLVADIESVYKQVDDITNIFITGTLIAMVITAILGILLSRTITKPIVEMKRQAYAMARGNYSRKVKVYGVDEIGELADSFNTLTKRVQEAQAMTEGERRKLSSVLAYMTDGVIATDRRGKVILINTPAEKMLRVKHESANGRSIIDVLDIGDSYQFEDLMEVDGSLTMDRSTLDKPYILRANFSVIQRETGFNNGVIAVLHDITDQEKVDQERRDFVSNVSHELRTPLTSMHSYLEALSDGAWEDKEIAPRFLEVTQNETERMIRLVNDLLKLSRMDGGREHLEKSFVNFTDFFNHIIDRFEMMKKETIMFKRHIPKEPVIIEIDEDKVMQVLDNIISNANKYSPDGGRISFYLKKFEDEIEISIADEGLGVPEEDLANVFDRFFRVDKARSREMGGTGLGLAIAREVIEAHGGRIWAERNKSKGTVIKFTLPYSDLPEDDWE